In Methylobacterium sp. WL1, the sequence GAAGCGCTACCTGATGCGCTACCCGCGGGATCGCCGCACCATGGTGGTCGGCCCGAACTGCGCCGGCATCATCTCGCCCGGTAAGGCGATGCTCGGGATCATGCCCGGCCACATCTACCTCAAGGGCAATGTCGGCGTGATCTCCCGCTCGGGGACGCTCGGCTACGAGGCTGCCTCCCAGCTGAAGGAGCTGGGGCTGGGGATCTCGACCTCGGTGGGCATCGGCGGCGACCCGATCAACGGCTCGTCGTTCCTCGACCACCTCGCCCTGTTCGAGACCGACCCGGATACGGACGCGGTGCTGATGATCGGCGAGATCGGCGGCCCGCAGGAGGCCGAGGCCTCGGCCTGGATCCGGGACAACATGTCGAAGCCCGTGATCGGCTTCGTGGCGGGCCTGACGGCGCCGAAGGGCCGCCGCATGGGCCATGCCGGGGCGATCATCTCGGCGGCCGGCGACAGCGCCGCCGAGAAGGCCGAGATCATGCGCTCCTACGGCCTGACCGTGGCGCCGGATCCCGGCTCCTTCGGCCAGACCGTGGCCGACGTGCTCGCCCGGGCGGCGTGACGCCGCGCCCGATGCAAAGCGCGACGTCCTCCCTCTCCCCTCTGCGGGAGAGGGTGGGCCGGCCGTCAGGCCGGGTCGGGAGAGGGGCAGCGCGACGGTAGCGGGTTTCGCGCCCGTCACGCGCTGTCCGGAAGCGTCGCTCCCCTCTCCCGACCCGCTTCGCGGGCCACCCTCCCCCGCAGAGGGGGGAGGGAGTGCGTCGCGCCGACCTTTGAAAAAACGTGCGCCACGAGGTGGCTCCATGACCCGTACCCTCCACGCATCGCCCGGCCTCGCCGAGGCCAGCGCCTTCGCGCCTCCGGTGATCACCGGCACCGCGGCCGAGCAGGCCCTCGACATCCTGTTCCAGGCCCTGCTCGACGTCGCCCGTCGGCACGACCCCGATCTCGAGGCGGTGCTGCACGGCACGGCCGACATCTCTCGGTTCTCGCCGGAGATGCTGGCGCGCGCGCTTCAGGTGCAGGGCATCTGGTTCCACCTGATCTCGATTGCCGAGCAGAACACCGCGATGCGCCGACGCCGCCATGTCGAGCGGACGGAGGGGCGGGCCTCGCTGAGCGGCTCCTTCGCCAAGGTCTTTTCGGACGCCCGCGCCCAGGGCATCCCACCGGAAAAGATCCAGGCGCTGCTTAGCGACCTGCGCATCCGGCCGACGCTCACCGCGCACCCGACCGAGGGCAAGCGGGTGACCGTGCTGGAGAAGTTCCGGCGGATCTACCTGGTGCTGCGCGAGCTGGAGATGCCGCGCTGGACGGACCGCGAGCGCAACGGGCTGATGAACGAGCTGCGGGATCAGATCGAGCTGGTCTGGATGACCGGCGAGCTGCACCTGGAGAAGGCCACCGTCGAGCGGGAGGTCGCCTGGGGGCTGCACTTCTTCGACGAGACCCTGTTCGAGATGCTGCCCGAGACCATGGACACCCTCGAGGAGTCCCTGGCCG encodes:
- the sucD gene encoding succinate--CoA ligase subunit alpha, which gives rise to MSILIDETTPIIVQGITGDKGTFHAKEMLEYGTNVVGGVTPGKGGRTHLGLPVFNTVKEAVAATGATTSITFVAPPFAADAIMEAADAGLRLVCSITDGIPAQDMMRVKRYLMRYPRDRRTMVVGPNCAGIISPGKAMLGIMPGHIYLKGNVGVISRSGTLGYEAASQLKELGLGISTSVGIGGDPINGSSFLDHLALFETDPDTDAVLMIGEIGGPQEAEASAWIRDNMSKPVIGFVAGLTAPKGRRMGHAGAIISAAGDSAAEKAEIMRSYGLTVAPDPGSFGQTVADVLARAA